A DNA window from Dehalococcoidales bacterium contains the following coding sequences:
- the aroF gene encoding 3-deoxy-7-phosphoheptulonate synthase — MIIMKTDATKDEVNNVVKEINKLGLRADVSKGKFRTIIGLVGDESKVPFEQLTALPGVKEAAMVEVPYKLISKEYAKFFDDGTEHTTVRVKNIEIGGDEPVFIAGPCAVESHQQLLRIAEDAAKCGAHILRGGIFKPRSSVHSFQGLGSIGWEEAREALKWLREAGDRFDLATITEVRGETQVELAAEYADILQIGTRNMYNQDLLTKVARTKKPILFKRHFGASIEEFLSFAEYIAAEGNRDIILCERGVLPVGKGKNYIRYTLDLSAVPIIQKETYLPIIVDPSHAAGRRDLIFKMSCAAIAVGASGLMIEMHYNPAEALVDAQQAITPDELKETIETCRKISKLIPTRKNERNSTKAGQ; from the coding sequence ATGATAATCATGAAAACCGACGCCACAAAAGATGAGGTAAACAATGTGGTTAAAGAAATAAATAAACTCGGTCTTAGAGCCGATGTTTCCAAGGGGAAATTCCGTACCATAATCGGACTGGTCGGAGACGAAAGCAAGGTGCCGTTTGAACAACTGACCGCACTACCCGGTGTAAAAGAGGCCGCCATGGTTGAAGTCCCCTACAAGCTAATCAGTAAGGAATACGCCAAATTCTTCGACGATGGCACAGAGCACACGACGGTTAGGGTAAAGAACATTGAGATAGGCGGAGACGAACCGGTATTTATTGCCGGGCCTTGTGCCGTAGAGAGCCACCAGCAACTGCTGAGAATTGCTGAAGACGCAGCTAAGTGCGGAGCTCATATCCTGAGAGGAGGTATTTTCAAGCCGAGGAGCTCGGTACACTCTTTCCAGGGGCTGGGCTCGATAGGCTGGGAAGAAGCCAGAGAGGCCCTTAAATGGCTCCGCGAAGCAGGGGACAGATTCGACCTGGCAACGATAACCGAGGTAAGGGGAGAAACACAGGTTGAACTGGCTGCTGAGTATGCCGACATACTCCAGATAGGGACGAGAAACATGTATAATCAAGACCTGCTTACGAAGGTCGCCAGGACAAAGAAACCTATCCTGTTCAAACGCCATTTCGGCGCCAGCATTGAAGAATTCCTGTCTTTTGCGGAATACATTGCCGCTGAAGGCAACCGGGACATTATTCTCTGTGAAAGAGGAGTATTACCTGTAGGCAAAGGTAAGAACTACATCAGATATACTCTCGACCTGTCCGCCGTCCCGATCATTCAAAAAGAAACCTACCTGCCTATCATCGTAGACCCCAGTCATGCGGCCGGACGCCGAGACCTTATCTTCAAAATGAGTTGTGCCGCTATCGCCGTAGGTGCCAGTGGCCTGATGATTGAGATGCACTACAACCCGGCGGAAGCGCTGGTTGATGCACAGCAAGCTATCACACCTGACGAACTTAAGGAGACTATTGAAACCTGTCGTAAAATCAGCAAACTGATCCCAACAAGAAAAAATGAAAGAAATTCGACTAAGGCTGGGCAGTAA
- a CDS encoding O-acetyl-ADP-ribose deacetylase has protein sequence MENRVTEVNVGSARLHIIQGDITKQSTDAVVNAANSSLMGGGGVDGAIHKAGGPTILEECKKIVSRQGRLPTGKAVITTGGNLRARYVIHTVGPVWRGGDKGESELLASAYQESLRLAVGNKLHSISFPSISTGIYGYPVELAAEVALGTVVAFLQQGPAALEEVVFVLFDSETFAAYSRALKELVEQ, from the coding sequence ATGGAGAACCGGGTTACGGAAGTTAATGTCGGTAGTGCCAGGCTGCATATAATCCAGGGGGACATTACCAAGCAGAGTACCGATGCCGTTGTCAATGCCGCTAATTCCAGTTTAATGGGTGGTGGTGGCGTCGATGGCGCTATCCATAAGGCCGGTGGTCCCACCATTTTAGAAGAGTGTAAAAAGATTGTATCCCGGCAGGGGCGGTTGCCAACCGGTAAGGCGGTAATTACCACCGGCGGTAATCTTAGGGCAAGGTATGTGATCCACACCGTTGGTCCCGTCTGGCGTGGCGGTGATAAGGGAGAATCGGAACTGCTGGCCAGTGCCTATCAGGAGAGTTTACGTTTGGCTGTGGGAAACAAGCTGCACAGCATCTCCTTTCCCTCAATAAGCACCGGCATCTATGGCTATCCGGTTGAACTGGCGGCCGAAGTGGCTCTCGGTACTGTCGTCGCCTTCCTGCAACAGGGTCCTGCCGCTCTTGAAGAAGTGGTCTTCGTGCTGTTTGATAGCGAGACATTTGCTGCTTACTCAAGGGCTCTAAAGGAATTGGTTGAGCAATGA
- the ispH gene encoding 4-hydroxy-3-methylbut-2-enyl diphosphate reductase, protein MLEIKKDSGIGFCFGVRRAIDIVEKIARERGALETLGAIVHNQPVLQKLAGIGVRMAGGVDDIKGNIVATSAHGISPRMEEDLRARHIDIVSTTCPFVHRAQLAAQRLAQAGFRVVIYGDANHPEVEGVIGWAKGKGVATLDEKFVYGIKPLPSRLGVLSQTTQIPAHFTDFVKKLVDLTFTKDSELYVIDTICHEIRERQASALELACRVDLMLVIGGHNSANTNCLARLCSRVTKTYLVETVDEIESAWFRSQRCVGITGGTSTAEETINDVVVRLESIG, encoded by the coding sequence ATGCTAGAGATTAAAAAAGACAGTGGCATAGGGTTTTGTTTCGGGGTTAGACGGGCTATTGATATTGTTGAGAAGATTGCTCGTGAGCGTGGTGCTTTAGAGACGCTGGGGGCTATTGTGCATAACCAGCCGGTACTGCAGAAACTGGCCGGTATCGGGGTCAGGATGGCCGGAGGAGTGGATGATATCAAGGGGAATATCGTAGCTACCAGCGCCCATGGCATAAGTCCCCGGATGGAGGAGGATCTTCGGGCCCGTCATATTGATATAGTCAGTACTACCTGTCCCTTTGTTCACCGGGCTCAGCTTGCCGCTCAGAGGTTAGCTCAAGCCGGCTTCCGGGTGGTGATATATGGCGATGCCAATCACCCGGAGGTTGAGGGGGTTATCGGATGGGCTAAGGGTAAAGGGGTAGCTACACTGGATGAGAAGTTCGTGTACGGGATTAAACCTTTGCCAAGCCGGTTGGGGGTTCTATCTCAGACAACTCAGATTCCGGCCCATTTTACTGACTTTGTCAAGAAGCTTGTTGATCTTACCTTCACGAAAGACTCTGAGTTATATGTCATTGATACTATCTGCCACGAGATCAGGGAACGGCAAGCGTCTGCTCTTGAACTGGCTTGCAGAGTGGACTTGATGCTTGTTATCGGTGGTCATAACAGTGCCAATACCAACTGTCTTGCCCGGTTATGTTCTCGAGTTACCAAAACTTATCTCGTTGAGACGGTTGATGAGATTGAATCCGCCTGGTTCAGAAGTCAGCGCTGTGTAGGCATAACCGGTGGAACCTCTACGGCTGAAGAGACCATAAATGATGTAGTTGTCAGGCTTGAGTCAATAGGCTGA
- a CDS encoding glycerate kinase: MAWRHYRNSDVMKIVIAPQGFKGNLTALEVSRAISRGIKQVIPDAVTVIVPMADGGEGTMQALVDAIGGNIISVEVTDPIGERITARWAMLSDGVTAVIEMAEASGLDLVPPEKRNPLLTTTYGTGELIRDALARGCRKFIIGIGGSATNDGGAGMAQALGIKLINAKGAAIAPGGAALIDLEDIDTTTIDPRLADCDILLASDVTNPLCGPEGASFIYGPQKGATPEMIVQLDAALAHYADVIQEKLGADIRDIPGAGAAGGLGAGLIAFLKAQVLPGIDIVIQATSLAEKMRGANLVFTGEGRIDSQTASGKTPVGVARKAKDFGLPVIAITGEIGNGYSAVYREGIDTVFSIAPGPITFSQSTEIAEELITDVTERAMRLFICKRQPGYR; this comes from the coding sequence GTGGCATGGAGACACTATCGGAACAGTGATGTCATGAAGATTGTTATCGCCCCGCAGGGCTTCAAGGGAAATCTTACCGCTCTAGAGGTATCGCGGGCAATCAGCAGAGGGATTAAACAGGTAATTCCCGATGCGGTAACTGTAATTGTGCCGATGGCAGACGGTGGAGAGGGTACGATGCAGGCCCTGGTCGATGCCATCGGGGGAAACATCATATCAGTGGAGGTAACCGACCCGATTGGAGAGCGCATCACGGCTCGCTGGGCCATGTTAAGCGATGGGGTGACCGCCGTTATCGAGATGGCAGAGGCCTCCGGTCTTGATCTGGTCCCACCGGAGAAACGTAATCCCCTGCTGACTACCACCTATGGCACCGGCGAATTGATCCGCGACGCACTTGCCAGAGGCTGCCGGAAATTCATCATCGGTATCGGCGGGAGCGCTACCAATGACGGCGGCGCCGGAATGGCCCAGGCTCTTGGCATCAAACTGATCAACGCCAAGGGAGCAGCCATCGCCCCGGGAGGAGCGGCGCTGATTGACCTAGAAGACATCGACACAACGACTATCGACCCGCGACTAGCCGACTGTGATATTCTCTTGGCCTCTGATGTTACCAATCCTCTCTGCGGCCCCGAGGGAGCCTCCTTTATCTACGGTCCGCAAAAGGGAGCTACTCCGGAAATGATAGTACAACTTGACGCAGCGTTAGCCCACTACGCAGATGTTATCCAAGAAAAACTCGGCGCCGACATCAGGGATATCCCCGGAGCCGGCGCAGCCGGCGGCCTGGGTGCCGGTTTAATCGCCTTCCTCAAAGCCCAGGTGCTCCCTGGTATAGATATCGTTATTCAAGCGACCAGCCTCGCCGAAAAAATGCGGGGTGCCAACCTGGTCTTTACCGGAGAGGGTAGAATAGACAGCCAAACCGCCAGTGGCAAGACGCCGGTGGGAGTCGCCCGAAAGGCCAAGGACTTCGGGTTACCCGTCATTGCTATCACCGGTGAAATTGGCAACGGTTACTCTGCAGTATACAGAGAGGGGATTGACACGGTCTTCAGTATCGCCCCCGGTCCTATCACCTTCAGTCAGTCCACCGAGATTGCGGAGGAGCTAATTACTGATGTTACCGAACGTGCCATGCGGCTATTCATCTGTAAAAGACAGCCGGGCTACCGATAA